A single genomic interval of Lathyrus oleraceus cultivar Zhongwan6 chromosome 7, CAAS_Psat_ZW6_1.0, whole genome shotgun sequence harbors:
- the LOC127103289 gene encoding uncharacterized protein LOC127103289, which translates to MDPVKYIFEKPTLTGRVDHWQIALTEYDIQHVTQKAIKGSVLSNYLVHQPLKYYQSMCFEFPNEDIMLIRDCNILGPEEVPKPRSRWNLVFDGASDAYGNGIRAVITSLTGFHLPFTTRLCSQCTNNMAEYEVCIFGIEVAVDLRIKILEVYGDLALVISQVRGEWEARDHKLILYKEHVLKLIS; encoded by the coding sequence ATGGACCCTgtcaagtacatctttgagaagcctactcTAACCGGTAGAGTAGATCATTGGCAAATTGCTTTAACTGAGTATGACatccaacatgtcactcaaaaagcaatcaaagggagtgtactatCAAATTATCTTGTACATCAACCTTTGAAGTACTACCAGTCTATGTGTTTTGAGTTCCCTAATGAGGACATAATGCTAATAAGGGATTGCAACATCCTTGGACCCGAGGAAGTACCAAAACCTAGATCTCGGTGGAACCTTGTGTTTGATGGAGCTTCTGACGCTTATGGAAATGGCATTAGGGCAGTTATAACCTCCCTAACTGGTTTTCACTTACCTTTTACTACAAGGTTGTGCTCTCAATGTACCAACAACATGGCAGAGTACGAGGTTTGTATCTTCGGTATTGAAGTTGCGgttgatcttaggatcaaaattctCGAAGTCTATGGAGATTTAGCCTTGGTCATCAGCCAAGTAAGAGGAGAGTGGGAAGCTCGAGATCACAAGCTCATCCTTTACAAGGAGCACGTCCTAAAGCTGATCTCGTAA